The following is a genomic window from Collimonas fungivorans Ter331.
GAAAGGCTGCCAGCGACTCGGGCGTGCCGTCCAGTTGCTTGACGGTGAAATCGTAAATGCTGGTGTCGTTGCTCATACTATCCCCAGGTGTTCAGTGCCGGCAGACAGGTCGCGGTCTTTTGCATCCTTGCCGCGCAGCTTGATGGAAAGCCGCAGGTCGTTGACCGAGTCGGCGTTGCGCAAAGCGTCTTCGTAACTGATTTTATCCTCTTCGTACAAATCGAACAGGGCCTGGTCAAAAGTCTGCATGCCGAGCTCGCGCGACTTCTTCATGATTTCCTTGATTTCATGGACATCGCCCTTGAAGATCAAGTCGGAAATCAAAGGTGAATTCAGCAGGATCTCCACCGCGACCGCGCGGCCCTTGACCGTTTTCAGCGGCACCAGGCGTTGCGAGACGATCCCTTTAAGATTGAGCGACAAGTCCATCAGCAGTTGCGGCCGGCGCTCTTCCGGGAAAAAGTTGATGATACGGTCGAGCGCCTGGTTGGAGCTGTTGGCATGCAGCGTGGCCAGGCACAAGTGGCCGGTTTCGGCGAAGGCGATGGCGTAGTCCATGGTTTCGCGGTCGCGGATTTCGCCGATCAGGATCACGTCCGGCGCCTGGCGCAAGGTGTTCTTCAGAGCTACTCCCCAGTTTTCCGTGTCGACGCCGACTTCGCGCTGGGTCACGATACAGTTCTTGTGCGGATGGATGTATTCGACCGGATCTTCAATCGTGATGATGTGGCCGTAGCTGTTTTCGTTGCGGTAGCCGATCATCGCCGCCAGCGTGGTCGATTTGCCGGAACCGGTGGCGCCGACCATGATCACCAGGCCGCGCTTGGTCATGGCGACCTCCTTCAGCGTGGGCGGCAAGCCCAGGTCTTCGAATTTCGGGATATCGGTGGTGATGGTCCGCAGCACCATGCCGACCCGGCCTTGCTGGATGAACGCCGAAGCGCGGAAGCGCCCCAGCCCTGCCGGGCTGATGGCGAAGTTGCATTCCTTGGTTTCTTCGAAATCGGCCGCCTGCTTGTCGCTCATGATGGCGCGCGCCAGTTCGAGAGTATGGACCGAAGTCAGCGCCTGGTTCGATACCGGCGTGATCTTGCCGTCGATCTTGAACGCCGGCGGGAAGTCTGCGGTAATGAACAAATCGGAGCCGCGCTTGCTGACCATCAGGCGCAGCAAGTCGTGCATGAATTTGGTGGCTTGATCTCTTTCCATGATTCTCTATCCTAATAAATTACTAGCTTAGCCCGGGAAGTTGTCCGGTGTCTTGGCTGCCGCGCGTGCGCTGGCCAGCGAGATCACATTGCGCTTGACCAGTTCGGTCAGGTTGCTGTCTAGGGTTTGCATGCCCATGTTGCTGCCGGTCTGGATCGCCGAATACATCTGCGCAATCTTGCTTTCGCGGATCAGGTTGCGGATCGCCGGCGTGCCCAGCATGATTTCATGGGCGGCGACGCGGCCGGAGCCGTCCTTGGTTTTCAGCAGGCTTTGCGAAATCACCGCTTGCAGCGATTCCGACAACATGGCGCGCACCATTTCCTTTTCTTCGCCGGGGAACACGTCGACGATACGGTCGATGGTCTTGGCGGCGGAGGAGGTGTGCAGGGTGCCGAACACCAGGTGGCCGGTTTCGGCGGCGGTCAGCGCCAGGCGGATGGTTTCCAGGTCGCGCAATTCGCCCACCAGGATGACGTCAGGATCTTCCCGCAAGGCCGAGCGCAGCGCATTGCTGAAAGAATGGGTGTGCGGTCCGACTTCGCGCTGGTTGATCAGGCACTTGTTCGATTGGTGCACGAATTCGATCGGATCTTCGATGGTCAGGATGTGCGCGTATTCGTTTTCATTGACATGGTTGACCATGGCCGCCAGCGTGGTCGATTTGCCGGAACCGGTCGGGCCGGTGACCAGCACCAGGCCGCGCGGCTTGAGCGCCAGTTCGGCAAAGATGCGCGGCGCGTTGAGCTGTTCCAGGGTCAGGACGGTCGACGGAATCGTCCGCAGCACGGCTGCGGCGCCGCGGTCCTGGTTGAAGGCATTGACGCGGAAGCGCGCCAGGCCGGGGATTTCAAACGAAAAATCGCATTCCAGATGTTCTTCGTACGCTTTGCGCTGGCCGTCGTTCATGATGTCATAGATCATGGAGTGCACATCCTTGTGCTCCAGCGGCGGCAGGTTGATGCGGCGCACATCGCCATGAACCCGGATCATCGGCGGCAAGCCTGCGGATAAATGCAAATCGGATGACTTATTCTTCACCGAAAAAGCCAGAAGTTCGGAAATGTCCATTTATAATCCCTGTGCTGTATTTTGTTTGTTGAAAGGCATTTTTCTGCCCAGGCGCTGCTTGCCAAAACCGCCTGGCCATGCAAATTAGTAGTTCTTTACGGCAATTTTCAAACTCTCCGATTATGTCCTTAATGTCGCACAAGTTGCAAGCCGTCCATAGCAGTATTCATGCCACGGCCATTACAGCGTCGCGCCGACCTGACAGTGTGGCGCTGCTGGCGGTGTCAAAAACCTTCGGCGCCGATGCGGTGCTGGAAGCGGTCGCTGCCGGCCAGCGCGCTTTCGGTGAAAATTATTTGCAGGAAGCACTGACAAAAATGGCTGAGGTGGAACTGAAATTGGCACTGAAATCTGGGGAGGGAGACGATGTCTTGCTGGAATGGCATTTTATCGGCCCGATCCAGAGCAACAAGACGCGTGCCATCGCCGAGCATTTCGACTGGGTACATACGGTCGACCGCGAAAAGATCGCCCAGCGCCTGTCGCAGCAGCGGCCGCCGCAGCTGGCGCCGCTGAACATCTGTTTGCAGGTGAACATCAGCGGCGAGGCCAGCAAGAGCGGTTTGGCGCCGGCGGAGGTGAAGGATGTGGCGCGCGCCATCGCCGGATTGCCGGGGCTGAAATTGCGCGGCTTGATGGCGATACCGGAGCCGACCGACGACCTGGAAAAACAGCATGCGGCATTTCGCCGGACCAGGCAATTGCTGGAGCAGCTGCAACAGGATCCGGATATGCAGCAAGCCGGACAGCAGCTGGATACTTTGTCGATGGGCATGTCGGCCGACATGGCGGCGGCGATTGAAGAGGGCGCTACCATCGTGCGCGTAGGCAGTGCAATTTTTGGACAACGGGAACGGAACCATGACAAGTAAACTGAATATCAGCTTCATCGGAGGTGGCAATATGGCGGCGGCCCTGATCGGCGGCCTGGCCGGCAAGGTGACCGACGGCGCCAACATCCATGTGGTCGACCTGAATCCGGAAGCTTTGCAGAACCTGGCGCAGCGTTTCGGCGTCAGTACCGCAACCGGCATCGACGCCGCGATCGCGGCCAGCGAAGTGATCGTGCTGGCGGTCAAGCCGCAACAGATGAAGGAAGTCGTGGCCAAATTGCGGCCGCATGTCACCAGCCAGCTAGTGTTGTCGATCGCCGCCGGCATCCGCGCTGTCGACCTGAAGCGCTGGCTGGGCGGCCACGACGCCATCGTGCGCTGCATGCCGAACACGCCGGCGCTGATCGGCCTGGGGATTACCGGCATGGTCGCCACTGCGGGCGTGTCGGCGGCGCAACGCGATACCGCCGACCTGATCTTGCGCGCTGTCGGCAGCACGGTGTGGCTGGACGACGAGGCAAAGATCGATGCGGTGACGGCGGTATCCGGCAGCGGCCCGGCTTATGTGTTTTATTTTATCGAAGCGATGCAGCAGGCAGCCCAGGAACTCGGCCTGACTGCGCAGCAGGGCATCGAACTGGCCAAGGCCACTTTCGTCGGCGCGGCGCAACTGGCGGCACAATCGCCGGAGCCGGTGTCATTGTTGCGCGAGCGCGTCACTTCCAAGGGCGGCACCACCTATGCTGCGTTGACCAGCATGGAAGCGGCGGATGTGAAGGGAGCGATCATCGCCGCCGTCAAATCAGCCGCGGTCCGAGGCCAGGAGCTGGGCGACGAATTCGGACGCGACTAGTATCGAGTCCGGCAGCACCGATAAAAAAACAGCGGCATCGCATAACGATTGCCGCTGTTTTTTATTGCAAACCCGATTGCAAACCCGCTTGCAGGCCCGAAGGGGTATCCGGGCTCGTGCAGGTCTTATTTGTTGCGGCCGATCGCCAGGCCCGCCAGCAAGCCGATGACGGCTGCCACGCTGACAGCTTTCCAAGGATTGTCGCCGACATATTCGTCAGTCACATGGGCGGCGTGCTTGGTGTGCGCCACTGCTTTTTTGGTGGCTTTCGGCAGTTCGGTTTTAGCCGTTTCCAGCGCCGTTTTCAATTTTTCGCGCGCCGAGTTGTATTTTTTCTCTGCGTGGTCGTGGGTGTCGTCGAGCAGGGTTTCTGCTTCCTTGATCACGGATTTGAGCTCGCCAGCCAGATTGTCGCGCATATCTTTTACGTTATCGGTAGTAGTAGCCATGTTTGCCTCTTCAATGTGGATTGCGGGGAAAGATGTTGCCTAATATATCACGATAAATTATGTCTGAATGTTATCTCAGCGCGTAGTCCAGAGCGATGCCGCCAAATACCGCCGCTCCCAGCCAGTTATTGTGGCGGAAAGCGGTAAAGCAAGCGGCGCGTTCGCGTGTGCGAATCAGGCGGTAATGATAGACGGCGCAAGCGGCGGCCAGCAGCATGCCGGCACTGAACCAACCGCGCAGGCCGAATTGCCAGCCTACAGCAAATACTAATCCCAAACTGAGCGCGTAACAAAGCATGATCGCCAGCACGTCGTAGCGGCCGAAAGTAATCGCCGAGGTCTTGATGCCGATCTTGAGGTCATCGTCGCGATCGACCATGGCGTATTCGGTGTCGTAGGCGATGGCCCAGAATACATTGGCGACCAACAGCAGCCAGGCCGCTGCCGGCACCGCGCCCTGCACGGCGGCGAAACCCATGGGGATGCCGAAGCCGAAGGCGATGCCGAGGTAGGCTTGCGGAATCGCGAAAAAGCGCTTGAAGTAGGGATAGCTGCCGGCCACGATTACGGCGATCACCGACAATTCCTTGGTCAGCGTGTTCAGCGGCAGGATCAGCAGCAAGGACAGCAGCGTCAGCACCACGGCCACCATCACCGCTTCCCAGGCGGCGATCTTGCCGCTGGTCAGCGGCCGCTCGGCGGTGCGTTTGACGTGCTTGTCGAAATCGCGGTCGGCGAAATCGTTGATCGCGCAGCCGGCCGAGCGCATCAGGGCGGTGCCAAGGATGAAGATCGCGACCAGGCTCCAGGCCGGTTTGCCGCCGGCAGCCAGCCACAGGGCGGCCAGGGTCGGCCACAGCAATAGCAGGATGCCGATGGGTTTGTCCATGCGGACCAGCTGGAAGTAGAGTTTGAGACGATTCATTGCGATTTGGATCAGTGTTGCCGCCAAGCGGCAACGGAGGAAACGGGCGGATGGAAGAACGGCAGCGGACGGAAACGGCTTCCGCCCGGCCATCTCAAGTCAGCTATTGATTCAGCCTTCGACCGCAAGCGCGTCATGCAGCAGGGTGACGCCTTTCAGGCCGCAATCCAGTACCGCTTTCTGCACCGCTTCGATGGCTGCATGGCGGGTGAAGCTCTTGCGCCAGACGATCACCACCCGGCGCGACGGCTCCGGGTCGGTAAACGGCACATAACGCAGCATGCCGTCCTTGGCGTCGAGATCGGGCACCGAAGCCAGCGGCAGCACCGTAATGCCGATGCCGGAAGCCACCATGTGGCGTATGGTTTCCAGCGACGAACCTTCGAAGGTGCGGGCGATGCCGTCGCCGGCAGTCGAGAAGCGCGACATTTCGGGGCACACTTCCAGCACCTGGTCGCGGAAGCAGTGGCCGTTGCCGAGCAACAGCATGGTTTCCGACTTGAGATCCTGGGCGCTGATGCTGCTGCGGTTGGCCCAGGCATGGTGCTTGGGCAGCGCCACCACGAACGGTTCGTCGTACAGCGGCTGCACCATCAGGCCATGTTCGGGGAACGGCAGGGCGATGATGGCGGCGTCCAGTTCGCCCTGGCGCAGCAACTCGAGCAGGCGCACGGTGAAATTTTCCTGCAGCACCAGCGGCATCTGCGGCACTTGCTCGATCATGGTTTTCACCAGCGGCGGCAGCAGGTAGGGACCGACGGTATAGATGATGCCGAGGCGCAGCGGGCCGGCCAGCGGATCCTTGTTCTGGTTGGCGATTTCGCGGATGGTGGCGGTCTGCTCCAGCACCCGTTCGGCCTGGGCTACGATCTGCGCACCCAGCGGCGTCACTGAAATTTCGGTGCCGCCGCGTTCGAAGATCACCACGCCCAGTTCGTCTTCCAGCTTCTTGATCGCCACGGAGAGGGTCGGCTGCGCTACGAAGCAAGCTTCCGCTGCATGGCCAAAATGCTTTACGCGGGCTACCGCGACGATGTATTTGAGTTCGGTCAGAGTCATGTTGTTATCTTCGCATATTTTTTTGATGGAGATTGTATCTCCATGTTTCAGTATCATTTTTGCAAAATAGCCATCATGCCGGGCCATGCCGCTCAAACCTTCAGGAAATCCTCGCGGCCGCCCAGCCAGCGCGCCAGATGGGTGCTGACGGTGGCCTGGTTGGCCGGGGTCGGATCCTGCAGCAGCGCGTGCGCCAGGTCACGGGCGCGGTCGACCAGCCATTGGTCGGTGGCCAGGTCGGCAAAACGCAGCATGGCCTGGCCGGACTGGCGCGCCCCGAGGAATTCGCCGGGGCCGCGGATTTCCAGGTCGCGCCGGGCGATTTCGAAGCCGTCGGTGGTTTCGCGCATGGTCATCAGGCGCTGCTTGGCGATATAGCCGAGCGGGCTTTGGTATAACAACAAGCATACGCTGGCGGCAGAACCGCGTCCAACCCGCCCGCGCAGCTGGTGCAGCTGCGACAGCCCGAAGCGTTCCGCATGCTCGATCACCATCAGCGAAGCGTTGGGCACGTCGACCCCGACTTCGATCACGGTGGTGGCGACCAGCACATGGCAGGCGCCGGCGCTGAAGGCGTCCATCACTTCCTGTTTCTCGGCTTGCTTGAGGCGGCCATGGACCAGGCCGATCCGCAGGTCAGGCAGCGCCTCCACCAGCATGGCGTAGGTTTCGGTTGCGGTTTGCAGCTGCAGGGCTTCCGACTCCTCGATCAGCGGGCAGACCCAATAAGCCTGGCGGCCGTCCTGCACCGCCGCATGGACCCGTGCGATCACTTCGTCGCGCCGCGACTGGTCGACGGCGCGGGTGACGATCGGCGTGCGGCCGGGCGGCAGTTCGTCGATCACCGAGATTTCCAGGTCGGCATAATAGGTCATCGCCAGGGTGCGCGGAATCGGCGTGGCGCTCATCATCAGCTGATGCGGCACCGCCGCCGCCGCCGCCGTGTTTGGGATAGAGTCATTGCCACCGTTTTCGGACACAGTCTTGTTGCGCAGCGCTAGCCGCTGGCCGACACCGAAGCGATGCTGTTCGTCGACAATCACCAGGCCCAGCTTGGCAAACTGCACGCTGTCCTGGATCAGGGCGTGGGTGCCGATCACCAGTTGCGCCTCGCCCGATTCGATCATGGCCTGGGCCGCCAGCTTTTCTTTCTTTTTCAGGCTGCCGGTGAGCCAGGCGACACGCACGCCCAGCGGCTCCATCCAGGCCGCGATCTTGCGGAAATGCTGGTCGGCCAGGATCTCGGTCGGCGCCATCAGCACCGCCTGGTAGCCGCTGTCGATGGCTTGCGCCGAGGCGAGGGCGGCGACCACGGTCTTGCCGCTGCCGACATCGCCTTGCAGCAGCCGCTGCATGGGAAACGAGGCGCGCAGGTCGGCGCTGATTTCAGCCACCACCCGCTGCTGGGCCTTGGTCAGGGTAAACGGCAGCGTATTGAGGAAGGCCGCCGACAATTTACCGACGACCGACAGCGCCCGCGCATTCTTGGCGCGCCGTGCGACCTGGGCGCGTTTCAGTGACAGCTGCTGGGCCAGCAGTTCGTCGAATTTCATGCGCACCCAGGCCGGATGGGAGCGGTCTTCCAGCGCATGTTCGTCGACTTCCGGCGGCGGGTTATGCAGCAGGCGCACCGCATTTTCGAAGGGCATCAGCTGCTGCGCCGCCAGTTGCGCCGGCGACAAGGTGTCGCGCCACTCGATGTTGTGCATGGCGTCGGCGATCGCCTTGCGCAGGAAAATCTGCGACAAACCCTCGCCGGCCGGATAAACCGGGGTCAGCACATCGGGCAGCGGAGCGCCTTCCAGCACCACCTTATAATTGGGATGGACCACCTCGGCGCCGAAAAAGCCGTGGCGGATTTCGCCGCGCGCGCGCACCCGGGTGCCGACCGCCAGCTGCTTGGTCTGGCTACCGTAGAAATTCAGGAAACGCATCACCAGCTGGCCGCTGTCGTCGGCGATGGTGACCACCAGCTGCCGCCGCGGCCGGTACTGGATATCGCAGGCGGTGACGACGCCTTCGACTTGCGCTACGCTGGCGCCCATCATGCCGGCTTGCTGAATGGCGACGACCTCGGTCTCATCTTCATAGCGCAGCGGCAGGTGCAAGACCAGGTCGATATCCGTGCGCAAACCCAGCTTTTCCAGCTTGCTGGCGCGGGTGTTCGCAACCGGGGCAGAAGGGGCGGCAGCGGCAGGTTTTCGCTTCGGAGCAGGCATATCAGGCGGTTAATGGTGGCTTTTGGGGTAGCTTTGAGGCCACAGGGCGTAAAATAGCGGGTTTGCTTATCAAAAAGCATAGCGTTGCGTCCGTGTTGTGTACGGATTTCAGCGTTTGCCATTGTAAAGCCTATGGCCGTATTGGCAAGTTGAGCCTGGTTTCCTTTTTATTTCCTTACTTATTCGTGCATGCATTCTCTCTCCGATTACGATTTCGAGCTGCCTCCTGAGCTGATCGCGCAAACCCCGCTGTCCGAGCGCAGCGCCTCGCGCCTGCTGCACTTAGACGGCGATCGCCTGATCGACCGCCAATTTACCGACATCGTCGACCAGCTCGCCGCTGGCGACCTGCTGGTGTTCAACGACACACGGGTGCTCAAGGCGCGCTTCTTCGGCGTCAAGGAAACCGGCGGCAAGGTCGAGGTGCTGGTCGAGCGCGTGGTCGACAACCGCACCGTGCATGCTCAGGTGCGCGCCTCGAAATCGCCGCCGGCCGGCGCCCGGATCTGCCTGGCCGAAGCGTTCGATGTGGTGGTGGGCGAGCGCGTCGGCGAGTTTTATACGCTGGTGTTCCCGGCCGATGTATTCGAGCTGATCGAGGCCCACGGCCGTTTGCCGTTGCCGCCGTATATCGAACACGATGCCGACGCCTTCGATGAAACCCGTTATCAAACCGTCTACGCCAAACACGCCGGCGCGGTGGCGGCGCCGACCGCCGGCCTGCATTTCGACCAGGCTTTGCTGGAGCGCCTGCAGCAGAAGGGCATCGGTTTTGCCTATGTCACGCTGCATGTCGGCGCCGGCACCTTCCAGCCGGTGCGCAGCGAGAACCTGGCGGAACACAAAATGCACAGCGAGTGGTACACCATCACCGAAGCCACGGTGGAGGCGGTGCGCGCCACCAAGGCTGCGGGCGGCAAGGTGATCGCGGTCGGCACCACCAGCTTGCGGGCGCTGGAATCGGCTTCGCAGTCCGGCGTTTTGCAGGCGGGCAGCGCCGATACCGCCTTGTTCATCACTCCCGGCTATGTTTTCAAGACCGTGGAGCGCCTGATCACCAACTTCCATTTGCCGAAATCGACCTTGCTGATGCTGGTCTCGGCTTTTGCCGGCTACGACTGCATCCGCGCCGCCTACGCCCACGCCATCGCGCAGCGTTATCGCTTTTTCAGTTACGGCGATGCGATGCTTTTGTCATTGCAGAGAGCCAGTCAATAAACGTAAAGCGGATCTTTACGTTTATTTTAATTTTCTTGACAATTAATTGTCCTATGAATGACAATTTAGTATGGATAAATTAAAAATAAGGACAATTTGTCAACTTGTTGATGCCAGTGGACAAAATGTTGCAGCTCGTCTGGCTGAAAAGGAAGGTATTTCAAGACAAGCTGCTAGCACCTGGCTTGCTAAGGCAAAAGAGGCGGGGATAATTTCATCCGAAGGAACCGGTCGGGGAATACGCTATGCTCTTGTTGCGCAGGATTATGCCTGGAAGGATTACCTGCGCGAGGGTCTATCGGAAGACGTTGTTTGGCGTGAACTGTGCGCGCCCATGTTGCGGCAGTTGCCAGGCAATGTGCGCGGGATATGGCAACACGCTATGACGGAGATGATTAACAATGCCGTCGATCATTCCAATTCCGAGCAAGTTAAGGTTGGAATGAAAATGAACGCATTATTTACAGAAGGATTCGTCTCTGATACCGGTGAGGGTATCTTTTTAAAAATTCAAAAGGCGCTGGATCTTTACGATACGCGTGAAGCGATACTTGAACTGGCCAAGGGGAAATTCACTACTGACCCCGCCAATCACTCTGGCGAAGGTATTTTCTTTTCGTCCAAGATGATGGACCACTACGAAATCCGTTCTGGTAAATTGCACTTTGACCATGATAGCGAACAACCTGATTTGTTGATCGAGCATGACGTGGACGTGAGCGGTACGCTGGTTTCCATGCGCTTGGATAATGACAGCGCGAGAACGGCGAAAGAGGTGTTTGATCGTTTTGCATTGCCGGAAGAATTTTCATTTGCGAAAACGACCGTGCCGGTACGGCTTGCTCAACACGAAGGGGAAACCTTGGTTTCACGTTCTCAGGCCAAACGGCTGACACGGCGCTTCGAGAGATTCCAGAGTGTGATATTGGACTTCTCGGGCGTCGACGAGATCGGACAGGCGTTTGCCGATGAGGTATTTCGAGTATTTCAAAATGCTCATCCAGAGATCAGCATGATACCGTTCAAAGCTTCAGCGTCAATTACCGCGATGATTAAACGCGTTCAGAATCCTACGTGATTCTCCAGCGAGCCAGGGAAACTGCTGAATAGATTTTCAGGGCTACCGTCGTGTAGCGAACGCGTTTGTCTCCATAAACTGGCATTTGCAAAAGAGTGATGCCGTCAACAAGAAAATTATGCTTGAATTCACATTATTAAAAACCGAAGGAAAGGCCCGCCGCGGCCGTCTCAAACTCAACCACGGCGTTGTCGAAACGCCGATCTTCATGCCGGTCGGCACCTATGGTTCGGTGAAGGCAATGTCGCCGCTGGAGCTGGTGGAGATCGAAGCCCAGATTATCCTCGGCAATACCTTCCACCTGTGGCTGCGGCCCGGCACCGACGTGATCGACAAATTCCGCGGCCTGCACAAGTTCATGGCCTGGGACAAGCCGATCCTGACCGATTCCGGCGGCTTCCAGGTGTTTTCGCTGGGCGCGATGCGCAAGATTACCGAGGAGGGCGTGAAATTTTCCTCGCCGATCAACGGCGATAAATTGTTCCTCTCGCCCGAGGTGTCGATGCAGATCCAGAAATCGCTGAATTCCGACATCGTGATGCAGTTCGACGAATGCACGCCGTATGAAATCGACGGCCGGCCCGCCACCAGCGAGGAAGCGGCGCAGTCGATGCGGATGTCGCTGCGTTGGGCCAAGCGCTCCAAGAACGAATTCGACCAGCTGGAAAACCCGAATGCGCTGTTCGGCATCGTCCAGGGCGGCATGTTCGAAAACCTGCGCGACGAATCGCTCGCCGGCCTCGAAGACATCGGCTTCCACGGCATCGCCATCGGCGGCCTGTCGGTGGGCGAGCCCAAGGAAGAAATGATGCGTGTGCTGGAGCATATCGGCCCGCGCCTGCCGGCCGACAAGCC
Proteins encoded in this region:
- the tgt gene encoding tRNA guanosine(34) transglycosylase Tgt; translated protein: MLEFTLLKTEGKARRGRLKLNHGVVETPIFMPVGTYGSVKAMSPLELVEIEAQIILGNTFHLWLRPGTDVIDKFRGLHKFMAWDKPILTDSGGFQVFSLGAMRKITEEGVKFSSPINGDKLFLSPEVSMQIQKSLNSDIVMQFDECTPYEIDGRPATSEEAAQSMRMSLRWAKRSKNEFDQLENPNALFGIVQGGMFENLRDESLAGLEDIGFHGIAIGGLSVGEPKEEMMRVLEHIGPRLPADKPHYLMGVGTPEDLVAGVENGVDMFDCVMPTRNARNGWLFTRFGDLKIKNARYKDDEKPLDETCGCYACRNFSRAYLHHLHRTGEILGARLNTIHNLHYYLDLMKNIRAALDVGQFSVFVTQFHLDRARGV